One Pantoea eucalypti genomic region harbors:
- the ampE gene encoding beta-lactamase regulator AmpE: MTLFTLLLVLGWERLFKLGEHWQLEHRLEPIFRHRRHFSMMRTLLMTVLAMALTALVIWALKGLLFGILQLLFWIVAGLLCIGAGSVRQHYHSYLKAASHDDDAAHQAMAAELTLIHGVPVECSEREFLRELQNALIWINFRFYLAPMFWLVVGGPWGPVLLVGYAFLRAWQGWLAKHGTPMARSQSGVDAILHLLDWIPVRLAGVAYALLGHGEKALPAWFASLTDRHRSQYQVLTTLAQFSLSRDPHTDKVETPRVAVALAKRTSLVLVVAVALLTIYGTLV, from the coding sequence ATGACGTTGTTTACCTTGTTGTTGGTTTTAGGCTGGGAGCGCCTGTTTAAACTGGGCGAGCACTGGCAGCTCGAACACCGGCTGGAGCCGATTTTTCGGCATCGCCGACATTTCTCCATGATGCGTACTCTGCTAATGACTGTGCTGGCGATGGCGCTGACTGCGCTGGTCATCTGGGCGCTGAAAGGGCTGCTGTTTGGTATACTGCAATTACTGTTCTGGATCGTCGCCGGCTTGCTCTGCATCGGTGCCGGTTCGGTGCGTCAGCACTACCATAGCTATCTGAAAGCAGCCAGTCATGACGACGACGCGGCGCATCAGGCGATGGCGGCTGAGTTGACGCTGATTCATGGCGTGCCGGTAGAATGCAGCGAACGCGAGTTCCTGCGTGAACTGCAGAATGCACTGATCTGGATAAACTTCCGCTTCTACCTTGCGCCGATGTTCTGGCTGGTGGTGGGAGGGCCGTGGGGTCCGGTGCTGCTGGTGGGTTATGCGTTTCTGCGAGCCTGGCAAGGCTGGCTGGCAAAACATGGTACACCGATGGCGCGTTCGCAGTCTGGCGTGGATGCGATTCTGCATCTTCTCGACTGGATCCCGGTGCGGCTGGCGGGGGTGGCTTACGCGCTGCTCGGCCACGGCGAAAAAGCGCTGCCTGCGTGGTTTGCTTCGCTGACTGATCGTCACCGTTCTCAGTATCAGGTGCTGACGACGCTGGCGCAGTTCTCCCTGTCACGCGATCCGCACACCGATAAAGTAGAAACGCCACGGGTTGCCGTGGCGTTAGCGAAACGCACTTCACTGGTGCTGGTGGTTGCCGTTGCGTTGCTGACGATTTACGGCACGCTGGTGTAA
- the ampD gene encoding 1,6-anhydro-N-acetylmuramyl-L-alanine amidase AmpD — protein sequence MKIEQGWLTGARHVPSTHCNERPDNEAPSLLVIHNISLPPGEFGGPWIDKLFTGTLPPDAHPYFADIAALKVAAHCLIRRDGEIVQYVPFHKRAWHAGISQFEGRENCNDFSIGIELEGTDSEPYSEAQYRALQQVTLLLLQHYPLTPSRITGHSDIAPVRKTDPGPAFDWDYYKQLLTQQKS from the coding sequence ATGAAAATCGAACAGGGCTGGCTGACCGGAGCGCGTCACGTGCCGTCAACGCATTGCAATGAACGGCCAGACAATGAAGCGCCTTCACTGCTGGTGATTCACAATATCAGCCTGCCACCCGGTGAATTTGGCGGGCCGTGGATCGACAAGCTGTTCACCGGCACACTTCCGCCGGATGCTCATCCCTATTTTGCGGATATCGCCGCGCTGAAAGTCGCGGCACACTGCCTGATTCGTCGTGACGGGGAGATCGTGCAGTATGTCCCTTTTCATAAACGTGCCTGGCATGCAGGCATTTCGCAGTTTGAAGGACGTGAAAACTGCAACGACTTTTCTATAGGGATTGAGCTGGAAGGAACAGACAGTGAGCCCTATAGCGAAGCGCAATATCGGGCCCTGCAGCAGGTAACCCTGTTGCTGCTGCAGCATTACCCGTTAACGCCTTCACGTATCACGGGGCACAGTGACATCGCGCCGGTACGAAAGACCGATCCCGGACCTGCTTTTGACTGGGACTACTACAAACAGCTGTTAACGCAGCAAAAATCCTGA
- the nadC gene encoding carboxylating nicotinate-nucleotide diphosphorylase — MSSRGYDPDSRRQALIKRIESDIPDAVALALKEDLGGEIDADRDITAQLLPADIQAHAQVITREAGVFCGKRWVEEVFIQLGSHATLSWHVEDGDQIEADQLLFEIEGPARLLLTAERTALNFVQTLSGVATEVSRYVALLAGSQTQLLDTRKTLPGLRTALKYAVLCGGGSNHRLGLSDAYLIKENHIIASGSIAQAVERAQWLQPDVPVEVEVESLEELRQALEAEADIVMLDNFSLEEMRTAVELNQGRTLLEVSGNVTETTLPQIALTGVDYVSVGALTKHVRALDLSMRFKQK, encoded by the coding sequence ATGTCATCTCGTGGTTATGATCCTGACAGCCGCCGTCAGGCACTCATCAAACGCATTGAAAGTGACATCCCGGATGCGGTTGCACTGGCGTTAAAAGAGGATCTTGGTGGAGAGATCGACGCTGACCGGGATATTACTGCCCAGTTGTTACCTGCCGATATCCAGGCTCATGCGCAGGTCATTACCCGTGAAGCGGGTGTTTTCTGTGGTAAACGCTGGGTGGAAGAAGTCTTCATTCAACTCGGCTCGCACGCGACACTGAGCTGGCATGTCGAAGATGGTGATCAGATCGAGGCAGACCAGCTGCTGTTTGAAATCGAGGGTCCTGCCCGACTGCTGCTGACCGCAGAGCGTACCGCGCTTAATTTTGTGCAAACACTCTCGGGCGTTGCCACCGAAGTCAGCCGCTATGTCGCACTGCTGGCGGGAAGCCAGACACAGCTGCTGGACACGCGTAAAACCCTGCCCGGATTGCGGACCGCGCTTAAATATGCCGTGCTCTGTGGCGGTGGCAGCAATCATCGCCTGGGCCTCTCAGATGCCTACCTGATTAAAGAGAACCATATTATTGCCAGCGGCTCAATTGCGCAGGCAGTGGAAAGAGCGCAATGGCTGCAACCCGATGTGCCGGTTGAAGTTGAAGTGGAATCACTGGAAGAGTTGCGTCAGGCGCTGGAAGCCGAAGCCGATATTGTGATGCTGGATAACTTCAGCCTGGAAGAAATGCGTACCGCCGTCGAACTCAACCAGGGAAGGACGCTGCTGGAAGTCTCCGGTAACGTTACCGAAACAACCCTGCCGCAGATCGCTCTGACCGGCGTGGACTATGTCTCTGTTGGCGCACTGACCAAGCATGTGCGGGCGCTGGATCTCTCGATGCGTTTCAAACAAAAGTAG
- the ppdD gene encoding prepilin peptidase-dependent pilin → MNHQRGFTLVELMIVVGIVAILSAIGLPAYQNYLQRAALTDMLQTMVPFKTAVELCAMERGGPTQCHAGEAGIPAARGSRYVSALSVTNGVIALTGQESLNGLSVEMLPVWDSTDGGIRWQRSCTSSNNSLRDNCQDQFRFADKGASDEQA, encoded by the coding sequence ATGAATCATCAACGTGGATTTACGCTGGTTGAATTGATGATTGTGGTCGGTATTGTGGCGATCTTAAGTGCCATCGGCTTGCCCGCTTATCAAAATTATCTGCAGCGCGCTGCCCTCACCGACATGTTGCAAACAATGGTGCCGTTTAAAACTGCGGTAGAGCTCTGCGCCATGGAGCGTGGTGGCCCAACCCAGTGTCATGCAGGAGAAGCGGGCATTCCGGCAGCCAGAGGATCGCGCTATGTCTCGGCACTGAGCGTGACCAACGGTGTGATTGCATTGACTGGCCAGGAAAGTCTCAATGGCCTGAGCGTTGAAATGCTGCCGGTCTGGGACAGCACGGATGGCGGCATCAGATGGCAACGCAGTTGCACCAGTAGCAACAATAGCCTGCGCGACAATTGTCAGGATCAGTTCCGCTTTGCGGATAAAGGGGCCAGCGATGAACAAGCCTGA
- the gspE gene encoding type II secretion system protein GspE has translation MNKPDEAIAALCQRYRALVLHHDASQLRVAVAESVPPGLSEALHFASQCKIEIECWPQARLDQLRHADTPLVAREEAPAESAIEATQLILRQALERRASDVHIEPCREGLRVRLRIDGVLHPLSSLPATQPAALLARLKILGGLDIAERRLPQDGQFSMEIAGKPASFRLATLPIYGGEKAVVRLLQSESAALSLDKLGLPTAQLRLFCAALAQPQGLILVTGPTGSGKTFTLYSGLSALNKPEKNLCSVEDPIEIPLPGINQTQIHAKNGLDFNRVLRALLRQDPDVIMVGEIRDAETAEIAVKAAQTGHLVLSTLHTNSTAETLTRLRQMGIPGYLLGSALKLIVAQRLVRRLCPHCRQPAQAVAHYPPELWPGTLQTWRAPGCDHCFSGYFGRLALFELLPINARLQNAIAAEMPLENLLSLAKQQGLRTLLVSGLEAVSRGDTSLEEMQRVIGLDDG, from the coding sequence ATGAACAAGCCTGATGAAGCGATCGCGGCTTTATGTCAGCGCTATCGCGCCCTGGTGTTACACCATGATGCCAGTCAGCTGCGTGTGGCCGTCGCAGAAAGCGTGCCGCCCGGACTGTCTGAAGCGCTTCATTTTGCCAGCCAGTGTAAGATTGAGATCGAATGCTGGCCGCAGGCCCGGCTCGACCAGCTTCGGCATGCCGACACACCGCTGGTGGCGCGTGAAGAGGCGCCCGCAGAGTCAGCGATTGAGGCAACACAGCTGATCCTGCGTCAGGCACTCGAACGCCGCGCCTCCGATGTGCATATCGAACCCTGCCGCGAGGGTTTACGCGTGCGACTGCGCATTGATGGCGTACTGCATCCGCTCTCTTCATTACCTGCCACTCAACCTGCGGCGCTGCTGGCACGACTGAAGATTCTCGGCGGGCTGGATATCGCCGAACGACGGTTACCGCAGGATGGGCAGTTCAGCATGGAGATCGCCGGTAAACCCGCCTCGTTTCGTCTGGCCACGTTGCCCATCTACGGCGGGGAGAAAGCCGTAGTCAGGCTATTGCAGAGTGAAAGCGCGGCGCTGTCACTGGATAAGCTCGGTTTACCCACTGCGCAGCTACGTCTGTTCTGCGCTGCGCTGGCCCAGCCGCAGGGATTGATTCTGGTGACGGGCCCCACCGGCAGCGGCAAGACATTCACGCTCTACAGCGGGCTTAGTGCGCTGAATAAGCCTGAAAAAAATCTCTGCAGCGTTGAGGATCCGATTGAGATCCCACTGCCGGGCATCAATCAGACGCAGATCCATGCTAAAAACGGGCTCGATTTTAACCGCGTGCTGCGGGCGCTGCTGAGACAGGATCCCGACGTCATCATGGTGGGCGAAATTCGCGATGCCGAAACGGCAGAGATTGCGGTTAAAGCAGCACAAACCGGACATCTGGTCCTTTCCACGCTGCACACTAACTCCACCGCCGAGACGCTGACCCGGCTTCGACAGATGGGAATTCCCGGTTATCTGCTTGGGTCAGCACTGAAATTGATCGTTGCTCAGCGTCTGGTCAGACGCCTCTGCCCTCACTGCCGTCAGCCTGCTCAGGCAGTGGCACACTATCCTCCGGAACTCTGGCCTGGCACCCTGCAAACCTGGCGTGCCCCAGGCTGCGACCACTGCTTTTCCGGCTATTTTGGCCGGCTGGCGCTGTTTGAACTGCTGCCCATTAATGCCAGACTGCAAAATGCGATCGCCGCCGAGATGCCGCTGGAGAATCTGTTGAGTCTGGCGAAACAGCAGGGATTGCGCACCCTGCTGGTTTCCGGTTTAGAAGCGGTAAGTCGGGGCGATACCTCCCTGGAGGAGATGCAACGGGTGATTGGGCTGGACGATGGCTAA
- the hofC gene encoding protein transport protein HofC — MANASLFSWQAVDSQGQLLSGQLLAIDSDNLLLMLAQRDLLPVSWKREKVWRPRDWKWQHKTDLIRQLATLLKAGLPLAESLVLLAEGQPHAGWRALMLALHHRVLSGAPFSQALREWPQIFPALYPSLMEVGELTGQLDVCCSELAQQQIRQQQLWHQVGKALRYPLFILLVAMAVTCGMLLFVLPEFVAVYDAFDAPLPAFTAAVMQLSAALQEWGGVLALGVSLMLTGWHQLRRRSEGWQRREQAFFLRIPLLSGLWRGTQLTQIYTILHLTQSAGLTLLQGLSAVKVTFSSLLWRDAIAGLQQHIAEGSPLHQALMQHPLFTPLCGQLIRVGEEAGALDLMLARLAEWHEAETRERADTLAASLEPMMMMVIGGIVGTLVIAMYLPVFGLGDAMH; from the coding sequence ATGGCTAATGCCTCTTTATTCAGCTGGCAGGCGGTCGACAGTCAGGGTCAGTTACTCAGCGGTCAGCTACTGGCTATCGACAGTGACAATCTGCTGCTGATGCTGGCGCAGCGTGATCTTTTGCCGGTGAGCTGGAAGCGTGAAAAAGTCTGGCGTCCGAGGGACTGGAAGTGGCAGCACAAAACCGATCTCATTCGCCAGCTGGCCACCTTGCTCAAAGCGGGCCTGCCGCTGGCAGAGAGTCTGGTTTTGCTGGCGGAGGGGCAGCCGCATGCTGGCTGGCGGGCCCTGATGCTAGCTCTGCATCATCGGGTACTCAGCGGTGCGCCTTTTTCACAGGCTTTGCGTGAATGGCCGCAGATCTTTCCGGCACTCTATCCGTCCCTGATGGAGGTAGGTGAGCTCACCGGTCAGCTGGATGTCTGTTGCAGCGAACTGGCTCAGCAGCAGATCCGCCAGCAGCAGTTATGGCATCAGGTGGGTAAAGCGCTGCGCTATCCTCTTTTTATTCTGCTGGTGGCGATGGCTGTCACCTGCGGCATGCTGCTCTTCGTGCTGCCGGAGTTCGTTGCGGTTTATGACGCCTTTGATGCGCCCCTGCCCGCCTTTACCGCAGCGGTAATGCAGTTATCTGCCGCGCTTCAGGAATGGGGAGGTGTGCTGGCCCTGGGTGTCTCGCTGATGCTGACTGGATGGCATCAGCTGCGACGACGATCTGAGGGCTGGCAACGCCGTGAGCAGGCATTTTTCCTGCGCATCCCGCTGCTTTCCGGATTGTGGCGCGGCACACAACTGACGCAGATCTATACCATTCTGCATCTCACACAGAGCGCCGGGTTAACGCTGTTACAGGGGCTATCCGCCGTTAAGGTAACATTCTCCTCATTGCTCTGGCGGGACGCGATAGCCGGACTGCAGCAACATATTGCTGAGGGAAGTCCTCTGCATCAGGCGCTGATGCAGCATCCGTTGTTCACGCCATTATGTGGTCAGCTGATTCGCGTCGGTGAGGAGGCGGGCGCCCTGGATTTGATGCTGGCACGTCTGGCTGAATGGCATGAGGCCGAAACGCGAGAGCGCGCTGACACACTGGCGGCTTCGCTGGAACCGATGATGATGATGGTGATTGGCGGCATTGTTGGCACACTGGTGATTGCCATGTATCTGCCGGTCTTCGGGCTGGGTGATGCGATGCATTAG
- a CDS encoding GMP reductase, which produces MRIEEDLKLGFKDVLIRPKRSTLQSRSQVELERSFTFRHSGLSWSGVPIIAANMDTVGTFSMAEALASFNILTAVHKHYSVDDWRAFIQRVPATCLKHVMVSTGTSESDLSKLVAIMALSDDLQFICIDVANGYSQHFVDFLQRARETFPSKTICAGNVVTGEMVEELILSGADIVKVGIGPGSVCTTRVKTGVGYPQLSAVIECADAAHGLSGQIVSDGGCSVPGDIAKAFGGGADFVMLGGMLAAHDECEGQVVEENGEKSMLFYGMSSESAMKRHVGGVAQYRAAEGKTVKLPLRGPVAETARDILGGLRSACTYVGAERLKELTKRTTFIRVNEQENRVFNR; this is translated from the coding sequence ATGCGTATTGAAGAAGATCTGAAACTGGGCTTTAAAGATGTCTTAATCCGTCCCAAACGCTCCACGCTGCAAAGTCGCTCACAGGTTGAGCTGGAACGCAGCTTTACCTTCAGACATTCGGGCCTGAGCTGGAGCGGCGTACCCATCATCGCCGCCAATATGGATACCGTCGGCACATTTTCGATGGCCGAGGCGCTCGCCAGCTTCAATATCCTTACTGCAGTCCACAAACATTACAGCGTTGATGACTGGCGCGCGTTCATTCAGCGCGTGCCTGCGACATGCCTTAAACATGTTATGGTCTCCACCGGCACTTCAGAGTCCGATCTCAGTAAACTGGTCGCCATTATGGCGCTGTCAGACGATCTGCAGTTTATCTGCATCGACGTGGCCAACGGTTACTCACAACATTTTGTCGATTTTCTGCAACGCGCGCGTGAAACTTTCCCCTCTAAAACAATCTGTGCCGGTAATGTCGTCACGGGCGAAATGGTGGAAGAGTTGATTCTTTCCGGCGCGGATATTGTCAAAGTGGGCATTGGCCCGGGTTCGGTCTGCACAACCCGGGTAAAAACCGGTGTAGGTTATCCGCAGCTTTCTGCCGTTATCGAGTGTGCTGATGCGGCGCATGGTTTAAGCGGACAGATTGTCAGTGATGGCGGTTGTTCAGTGCCGGGGGATATCGCCAAAGCCTTTGGCGGCGGTGCTGACTTCGTGATGCTGGGTGGCATGCTGGCGGCACATGATGAGTGCGAAGGGCAGGTTGTTGAAGAGAATGGCGAAAAATCCATGCTCTTTTATGGCATGAGTTCCGAATCGGCGATGAAGCGTCACGTTGGTGGTGTTGCGCAGTACCGTGCGGCAGAAGGCAAAACGGTCAAGCTGCCCTTAAGAGGTCCGGTGGCGGAGACAGCACGCGATATCCTGGGTGGGCTGCGTTCCGCCTGCACTTACGTAGGGGCCGAGCGCCTGAAAGAGCTGACCAAACGCACGACCTTTATTCGGGTTAACGAGCAGGAGAACCGGGTTTTCAACCGATAG
- the coaE gene encoding dephospho-CoA kinase (Dephospho-CoA kinase (CoaE) performs the final step in coenzyme A biosynthesis.): protein MPYIVALTGGIGSGKSTIAQAFAASGVDIIDADLIAREVVEPGTPALQAIKGRYGASIVTEQGMLDRKQLRDIIFQKPEEKSWLNALLHPLINARTRQLIAQATSPYVLWVVPLLVENQLQHQADRVLVVDVDEATQLARTQQRDHLSVEQAKRILAAQATRQQRLACADDIIDNSGEPDDALPQVAELHQRYLRLAATKQD, encoded by the coding sequence ATGCCCTATATCGTCGCGCTTACAGGGGGGATCGGCAGTGGAAAGAGTACGATTGCCCAGGCATTCGCCGCGTCTGGCGTGGACATTATTGATGCTGACCTGATTGCCCGTGAAGTTGTTGAACCCGGCACGCCCGCTTTGCAGGCTATAAAGGGGCGCTATGGCGCGTCGATAGTGACGGAGCAGGGCATGCTTGATCGTAAACAGCTTCGCGACATTATTTTCCAGAAGCCGGAAGAGAAAAGCTGGTTAAACGCACTGCTTCATCCGCTGATAAACGCCCGGACGCGACAGCTGATCGCCCAGGCCACCTCACCTTATGTGCTCTGGGTAGTGCCATTACTGGTGGAAAATCAATTACAGCACCAGGCTGATCGGGTACTGGTGGTGGATGTTGATGAGGCAACGCAGTTAGCGCGGACTCAGCAGCGTGACCATCTTTCCGTCGAACAGGCGAAACGTATTCTTGCCGCACAGGCCACGCGCCAGCAACGCCTCGCCTGTGCCGATGACATTATTGATAACAGCGGCGAGCCCGACGACGCCCTGCCACAGGTTGCCGAACTCCATCAGCGCTATCTCAGGCTGGCGGCAACGAAACAGGATTAA
- the zapD gene encoding cell division protein ZapD encodes MSTPVLFEHPLNEKMRTWLRVEFLINQLDETTPLDKTVNALTFFRLIGELLDIFERGDMRTELLKELERQQQKLRAWADVPGVDMTLVDALHDKLKIQSTQLMNAPRMGQQLREDRLIALVRQRLSIPGGCCSFDLPGLHIWLHLPQETRDAQVEAWMQTLAPLHHALAMVLDLIRQSGAFHMQTSLNGFYQDNAEGADLLRLQLSLDDALYPQVSGHKSRYAIRFMPFDSERGEVPARLNFQLACC; translated from the coding sequence ATGAGTACACCCGTTCTGTTTGAACACCCACTGAATGAAAAAATGCGAACCTGGTTGCGGGTTGAATTTTTGATTAATCAGTTAGATGAAACCACGCCACTGGATAAAACCGTTAATGCGCTGACCTTTTTTCGCCTGATTGGCGAGTTGCTCGACATTTTCGAGCGCGGCGATATGCGGACTGAACTGTTGAAAGAGCTGGAGCGTCAGCAGCAAAAATTACGTGCATGGGCTGATGTGCCGGGTGTCGACATGACGCTGGTGGATGCTCTGCACGATAAACTAAAAATTCAGTCAACGCAGTTGATGAATGCCCCGCGTATGGGGCAACAGCTCCGTGAAGATCGTCTGATTGCCCTGGTGCGCCAGCGACTCAGCATTCCCGGCGGATGCTGCAGCTTTGATTTGCCAGGCCTGCACATCTGGCTCCATCTGCCGCAGGAAACACGCGATGCGCAGGTCGAAGCCTGGATGCAGACGCTCGCGCCCCTGCATCATGCGCTGGCGATGGTACTGGATCTGATCCGCCAGTCCGGCGCATTCCATATGCAGACCAGTCTGAACGGTTTTTATCAGGATAATGCCGAGGGTGCCGATCTGCTGCGATTGCAGTTATCGCTGGACGATGCCCTCTATCCACAGGTGTCCGGACATAAAAGCCGCTACGCCATTCGTTTTATGCCATTTGATAGTGAGCGCGGTGAAGTTCCGGCCCGCCTTAACTTCCAGTTGGCCTGTTGTTAG
- the yacG gene encoding DNA gyrase inhibitor YacG, translated as MQQEVMTVSCPQCGKDVIWDELSPWRPFCSKRCQLIDLGEWAAEEKRIPSSDDMNDSDNWSEEER; from the coding sequence ATGCAGCAAGAAGTCATGACCGTTTCCTGTCCGCAGTGCGGCAAAGATGTCATCTGGGATGAGCTCAGCCCGTGGCGCCCTTTTTGCAGTAAGCGCTGTCAGCTTATTGATTTAGGCGAGTGGGCCGCAGAAGAGAAACGCATTCCCAGCAGCGACGATATGAACGACAGTGACAACTGGAGTGAAGAAGAGCGCTGA
- the mutT gene encoding 8-oxo-dGTP diphosphatase MutT has protein sequence MKHLQVAVGIIRNANKQIFLAQRASTSYMANKWEFPGGKIEAGESAEQGLIRELQEETGIDVTEARPIGHADHSYDDLRVTLHFFLVEGWKGEPWGKEGQPQRWVDQHALVAEEFPPANHQLIARLVAGEL, from the coding sequence ATGAAGCACCTGCAGGTTGCAGTTGGCATCATTCGCAATGCCAATAAACAGATTTTCCTTGCCCAGCGCGCATCGACCTCTTATATGGCAAATAAGTGGGAGTTTCCTGGCGGTAAGATTGAAGCGGGCGAAAGCGCCGAACAGGGACTCATAAGGGAGCTCCAGGAAGAAACCGGGATCGATGTCACCGAGGCTCGCCCGATTGGTCATGCAGATCACAGCTATGACGATCTGCGCGTAACGCTGCACTTCTTTCTGGTTGAAGGGTGGAAAGGGGAGCCGTGGGGCAAAGAGGGGCAACCGCAGCGCTGGGTTGATCAGCATGCGCTGGTCGCGGAGGAGTTTCCGCCAGCGAATCATCAGCTGATTGCGCGTCTGGTCGCCGGCGAACTCTGA